The Pseudomonas sp. IAC-BECa141 genome contains the following window.
GCCTGACGCATCAGGTACATGCCCATCGCATAACCGCCGAGGGCGAAGAACAGACCGTGGCCCAGCGACAGCAGACCTGCGTAACCCCAGACCAGATCCAGTGCCAGGGCGACGATGGCGTAGCAGAGAATCTTGCCGACCAGTGTCAGGGTGTAAGCCGAGACATGCAGCGCACTGTCTGTCGGCAGCAGCGACAGCAGCGGCAGGGCGATCAGCAATGCGAGAACGACCGCGCCGATGGCGAGCGTGACTTTCGGGCCGGCCTTTTGTGTGGCCGTGACTAGTAGAGGCTGGTTCATCAGTCGATCACCCGTCCTTTCAGTGCGAAGAGGCCTTGCGGACGTTTCTGGATGAACAGAATGATCAGCGCGAGGATCAGGATCTTGCCGAGCACCGCACCGATCTGCGGTTCGAGAATCTTGTTGGCGATGCCCAGGCCGAACGCGGCGAACACGCTGCCGGCCAGTTGGCCGACGCCGCCGAGCACCACCACCAGGAACGAGTCGATGATGTAGCTCTGGCCCAAATCCGGGCCGACGTTGCCGATCTGACTCAGGGCAACGCCACCGAGCCCGGCAATGCCCGAGCCGAGGCCGAAGGCGAGCATGTCGACACGCCCGGTGGGCACACCGCAGCAGGCGGCCATGTTGCGATTCTGGGTGACGGCGCGCACGTTCAGACCGAGGCGGGTCTTGTTCAGCAGCAGCCAGGTCAGCACCACGACGAACAATGCGAAGGCGATGATCACGATGCGGTTGTACGGCAGCACCAGATTCGGCAGCACCTGAATCCCGCCGGACAGCCATGCCGGGTTCGCCACTTCAACGTTTTGCGCACCGAACAGCAACCGGACAAGCTGGATCAGCATCAGGCTGATGCCCCAGGTCGCGAGCAAGGTTTCCAGCGGGCGACCGTAGAGGTGACGGATCACCGTGCGCTCCAGTGCCATGCCGATGGCGGCGGTGACGAAGAACGCCACGGGCAGCGCAATCAGTGGATAGAACTCGATGGCCTGCGGGGCGTAGCGCTGTAACATCAACTGCACGACATAGGTCGAGTAGGCGCCGAGCATCAGCATCTCGCCGTGGGCCATGTTGATCACGCCGAGCAGGCCGAAGGTAATCGCCAGACCGAGTGCCGCGAGCAGCAGAATCGAACCGAGGGACATGCCGCTGAAGGCTTGGCCGAGCAGTTCGCCGACCAGCAGTTTGCGCTTGACCTGGGCAAGGCTGGTTTCGGCGGCGGTGCGCACATTGGCATCGGTTTCGACCCCGGGTTCGAGCAAGCCTTCGAGGCGGGTGCGGGCCAGTGGATCGCCGGTTTCACCGAGCAGGCGCACGGCCGCGAGGCGCACCGCCGGGTCGGTGTCGACCAGTTGCAGGTTGGCCAGCGCCAGGCTCAGGGCGGCGTGGACGCTTTCGTCTTGTTCGCCAGCCAGTTGCTGGTCGAGGAATTTCAGCTGCGCCGGTTTGGCGCTTTTCTGCAATTGCTGCGCGGCGCTCAGACGGATTTTGGCGTCGGCGGCGAGCAATTGGTGGCTGGCCAGTGCGGTGTCGATCAGACCCCGCAGGCGGTTGTTCAGGCGCAGGCTCTTGGGTTGGCCGTCGACGGTCAGCTCGCCTTGTTGCAGGGCGTTGATCAGTTCGACACGGGCCGGATCGGGCTGCGCGGCCCAGGCTTCCAGCAGTTTGGCCTGTTGCATCGGGTTGGCGGCGACGAAGTCTTCGGCGTCCCCGGCATGGGCGGCCATCGGCAGCAAAAGTGCCAGGGCCAGGATCAAGCGGTAAAGGGCAGTGGGCATATGAAATGGCCTTGCGTAGTGATCGTTCCCACGCTCCGCGTGGGAATGCAGCCCGGGACGCTCCGCGTCCCAAAAGCGGACGCAGAGCGTCCATTGAGGCATTCCCACGCAGACGGTTCGACGCCTCGACGTGGGAACGATCAGGTTGAGCGGGTTAACTCAGTTGCTCTTCACCGCATAATCCGGCTTCTTGTCGTTACCCGGAATGAACGGGCTCCACGGCTGCGCACGAATCGGCCCTTCGGTCTGCCACACGACGTTGAACTGACCGTCGCTCTGGATCTCGCCGATCATCACCGGTTTGTGCAGGTGGTGATTGGTCTTGTCCATGGTCAGGGTGTAGCCGGACGGCGCGGCGAAGGTCTGGCCGCCGAGGGCTTCGCGGACCTTGTCGACGTCAGTGGATTTGGCTTTCTCGGCCGCCTGCGCCCACATGTGGATGCCGACGTAAGTGGCTTCCATCGGGTCGTTGGTCACCGCTTTGTCGGCGCCCGGCAGGTTGTGTTTCTTCGCGTAGGCTTTCCAGTCATCGACGAACTTCTTGTTCACCGGGTTCTCCACCGACTCGAAGTAGTTCCACGCCGCGAGGTTGCCCACCAGCGGCTTGGTGTCGATGCCGCGCAGTTCTTCTTCGCCCACCGAGAACGCCACCACCGGTACTTCGGTGGCTTTCAGGCCCTGGTTGGCCAGCTCTTTGTAGAACGGCACGTTGGAGTCGCCGTTGACGGTGGAGATCACAGCGGTCTTGCCGCCGGCCGAGAATTTTTTGATGTTGGCGACGATGGTTTGATAGTCGCTGTGGCCGAACGGGGTGTAGACCTCTTCGATGTCCTTATCAGCGACGCCTTTGGAGTGCAGGAACGAACGCAGGATCTTGTTGGTGGTGCGCGGGTACACATAGTCGGTGCCGAGCAGGAAGAAACGCTTGGCGCTGCCGCCTTCTTCGCTCATCAGGTATTCAACCGCCGGGATCGCTTGCTGGTTTGGCGCGGCGCCGGTGTAGAACACGTTCGGCGACATCTCTTCACCTTCGTATTGCACCGGATAGAACAGCAGGCCGTTGAGTTCTTCGAACACCGGCAGCACCGATTTGCGCGACACCGAAGTCCAGCAACCGAACACCACCGCGACCTTGTCCTGGGTCAGTAACTGCCGACCCTTTTCCGCGAACAGCGGCCAGTTCGACGCCGGGTCGACCACCACCGGCTCCAGCATCTTGCCGTTCACCCCGCCCTTGGCGTTGATCTCGTCGATGGTCATCAACGCCATGTCCTTGAGCGACGTTTCGGAGATCGCCATGGTGCCGGACAACGAATGCAGAATTCCGACCTTGATGGTCTCGGCGGCCTGTACGGTCCAGGTCATGCCCATCGCGGCAATGGATGCCGTGAGTGTGAAAGCCTTGATCAAACTGCGACGCTTCATTGTGCGATCTCCATGAACGTTAAAGTTTTTTATGGTTGGCAGATGCGAACGACTGAAGGGGGTTTTGCAAGGGCTGTGCCCGGTCGGGTTTGGGCAGGGAAATGTCGGTTTAGAGCGGTCGCGCGCGAAGGCGGCGCACCATGAGGGGACGTGTTGCATGCAAAGGTGCAACGAGGTGCGCCAGATTGGGGCGCACCCGGAGGATTCAGCGGCGGCGCATCAGGCCGATGAAAAACAGGCCGCCGAGGGCTGCGGTGGCAACGCCGATGGGCAGGTCTTCCGGGGCAATCAGTGTGCGTGCGGCGACGTCCACCCAGACGAGGAAAACGCTGCCGAGCAACACGCACACCGGCAGCAGACGCCGATGCTCGGCACCGATCAGGCGCCGGGCAATGTGCGGCACCATCAGCCCGACAAAACCGATGGAGCCGCTGATCGATACCAGCACCCCGGTCATCAGCGAAGCGATCACGAACACCCGCAGACGCACCGCCCGGGCATTCAGGCCGAGGGTGACGGCGGTCTGTTCGCCGGCCATCAAGGCGTTCAGCGGACGGGCCATGCCGATCAGCAGAATCAGGCCGAGCAACACGCTCAGCGCCGGCACGGCCAACAATTCCCAGCGTGCCAGACCGAGGCCGCCGAGCATCCAGAACATCACTGCCGAACTGGCCCGGTGATCGCCCATGAACAGCAGCAGATTGGCGATCGCCATCATCACGAACGACACCGCCACGCCGCACAGCAGCAGACGATCACTGTCCAGCCGACCCTGCCGGCTGGCGATGCCCAGCACCAGAAACATGCTCAACAATGCGCCAATGAACGCGGCGATCGGCAAAGTCAGCAGGCCGACGATTTCACCGACGTGCAGCACCACGATCACTGCACCGAGCGTGGCACCGGAAGTGACGCCGAGCAGATGAGGATCGGCCAGCGGATTGCGCGTCACCGCTTGCAGCACCGCGCCGATCAACGCCAGTCCGGCGCCGACCAATGCACCGAGCAGCATGCGCGGCACGCGGATCAGCCAGACGATGTGTTCCTGGCCAGCGCTCCAGTCCGGCGCGCCGAGGCCGAACAGCTTGTGCAGCAGAATCCGCCACACCACGTCCACCGGCACCCGCGCCGGGCCGAAGCCCAGCGACACCACGCACGACACCAGCAGCACCGCGCCGAGGGCAATCAGCAGCCAGCCGTAACCACGATTGATCATTCGCCGTGGAACCCTTTGGCCAGGGTTTCAACCGCCAGCACGTTGTCGATCCCCGGCGTGGCCTGCACGTAAGGGATGACGATGAAGCGCTGGTTCTTGATCGCGTCCACCGATTGCAGCGCCTTGTTCTTGAGCAGGAATTCAATCTTCTGCTCGGCGGTGATTTCGCTGTAGTCGACGATCACGATCACCTGCGGATTGCGCTCGACCACGGTTTCCCAGTTGACCCGGGTCCAGCTCGCTTCGACGTCATCGAGAACGTTGCGCCCGCCAGCGGCGTCGATCAGTGCTTGCGGCATGCCGAGGCGGCCGGAGGTCATGGCGCGGTCTTCGCCGCTGTCGTACAGGAACACCCGCGGTTTCTCGGCGGGCAGGTCTTTGCGGATGTCCGCAACCTGACTTTGCATATCGGCGATCAGCGCGTTGGCGCGATCCTGCACGTCGAAGATTTTGCCGAGGTTGCGCAGGTCGTTGTAGGTGTCGTCCAGCGTGGCGGCCGGTCGCTTCATCACGAAGGCGCAGGATTCGGTCAGCTCATAGACGTTGATGCCCAGCGGTTGCAGGGTCTGCGGCGTGAGATCGCCACCCACGCGCATGCCGTAATCCCAGCCGGCGAAGAAAAAATCGACGTTGGCGTTGAGCAGGGTTTCCACCGACGGGTACTTGGCTGCCAGTTCCGGCAACCCGTCGAGCAGCGACTGCATTTGCGGTGTCACCGACTTCCAGCCACTCACGCCGCTGTAGCCGGCCATTTTCGACTTGAGGCCGAGGGCGAGCATCATCTGGGTCATATTGATGTCGTGGCTGACCGCGTGTCTGGGCGCTTCCTTGAAGGTCACTTCGCGGTTGCAGCTGTGGATCGTCAGCGGGTACGGGGTGGCCTCGGCGAAGGCGTGGGTGGTGCCCAGCAACAGAGCGAGGCAAAGCAGGGAGCGCACAGTCATGGTCGGGTTATCCAGGTGATTCGCGGGTAGCCGTGGAGGGGGTGTGGATCGATCAATGCTTCGACGCCGAACACGTCGCGCAGCAGGTCGACGGTCAGGACTTGTTGCGGGGTGCCGCTGGCGACGATGCGACCGTGGTTGATCACATACAACCGGTCGCAGAACGCGGCGGCCAGGTTCAGGTCGTGAATGCTCGCCAACGTGCCGATCTGCAAACGCTTGACCAGTTGCAGAAGCTCCAGCTGATAGCGCGGGTCGAGGTGGTTGGTCGGCTCGTCGAGGATCAGCAGTTGCGGTTGCTGGGTCAGGGCGCGGGCCAGGATCACCCGTTGTTTTTCGCCGCCGGACAGCGTGGCGAAGGCGTGATCTTCGAAGCCATCGAGGCCCACCGATTTGAGGGCCTGGGTGGCGACCTGGCGGTCTTCCAGCGTGTCGCCGTCGAACAGGCCTTTGTGCGGCGTGCGGCCCATGGCAACCACTTCTTCGACGGTCAGGCCGAAGGCATCCGGGAATTCCTGCAGAACCACGGCGATGCGTTGCGCGCACCAGCGTGAAGATTGCTTCCAGACGTTGTGGTGATCGAGTCTGACCTCACCGCGTTCCGGCTGACTGAAGCGATAGGCGCAGCGCAACAGGCTGGTCTTGCCGCTGCCATTTGGCCCGATCAGCCCGACAAACTCACCGGCGGCCACGTGCAACGAGGCGTCACGCAGCTGGAACTGGTGATGGCAGTGATCGTGGCCCAAGGGTGACCAGGCGAGATCGGTGAGGGACAGTGAGGTCATGTGTTGTTCAGCTTGAAGTCCATGAAGTGAATCCGGCCGTTCCATCGCCCGCAGTCGGTCAGCGCAAAAGAAAGCCCGCAGCGTGGACGGCGGGCAATGAGCTGAAATTTAGTTATACAGTAACACTTAAATCGGCCGAATATCAGGTCCGGCAGTTTAAGGACTTGTCTGAAACCTGCATCTCGCCAGTCTCATGATGAAGTTGAGGCAGATTCAGCTTGTCGGCCCAGACGCGACAGCAGCAGTCGATCCAGCACCCACACCACCACCAGCGAAGCGCCCACCAGCGGAAACACCACCGCCAGCACCAGCATGATCGCCACCCCGGTTTTCCACTTCGGCAGATCGTGGCGCAGCGGCGGCACGCCGAACTTGCCCTGTGGCCGGCGCTTCCACCAGATCACCACGCCGCTGACGGCACTGAGCAGGATCATCAGGCAGATCAGCAGCACGATGAGCTGGTTGAAGGTGCCAAACATCTTGCCTTCATGGAGCATCACGCCGATCTCGGTAGCGCGGGCAACAGCGCCGTATTGCTCGAAACGCACGTCGGCGAGGACCTTGCCGGTGTACTGATCGATGTGCAGGGTCGCGTCGTTGCGCGGATCGTCTGCGAACACGGCGATGGTGAACACGCCGGTGGCGGTGGTCGGCAGGGTAATGCTGTAGCCCGGCTCGACCTGGCGCTCAACGGCGATGTTCTGCACGTCCTGCAGGCGGATGGTCGGCGCGGCCGGCCCGTGTTGCATGCCGCCGTGGGCCATGTGTTCGGCGTGGTCGCCCGACATCGGCATCGGAGTGTTTTCCATCGCCCAGGGCACAGTCTGGCGGGCGGCGTTGTTGAGGCTGCCGGCCTCGACGTCGGAGGTCGGCACGTTGTCCCACATCGCCGCCGGGAACACGTTCCACACCTGGGCGTACTGCTTGCCCCAGAAACCGGTCCAGGTCATGCCGCTGAGCAGCATCACCAGCAGCAATGCCGCGCCCCAGAAACCGGTGACCGCGTGCAGGTCACGCCACAGCACGCGGCCGCGACTGCTCAGGCGCGGCCACAGAATCCCCGCGGCCTGACCGCGCGGCCACCACAGGAAAACCCCGGACACCACCAGCACCACGCCCCAGCCGGCGGCCATTTCGATCAGTCGGTCACCGACGGTGCCGATCATCAGTTCGCCGTGAATCGCCCGGGCGATGGCTTGCAGGTTCTGCCTGGCATCCTGCTCGCCGAGGATGTCGCCGTGGTACGGATCGACGAATACGTTCAGTTCATGGCCGGCATTGGCCACGACAAACTGCGCGCTGCGCTCGGCGTTCGCGGGTGGCAGGTACTGGGTGACCTGGCCTTGTGGATAAGCGCTTTTGACCTTTTGCAGCAGGTCGTCGGCCGGCACGGTGTGATGCCCGGCCGGGACGTTCAGCAGGCTGCTGTACATCAGCGAATCGAGCTGCGGCTTGAACAGGTAAATGATGCCGGTCAGGGCCAGCATCACCATGAATGGCGCGACGAACAATCCGGCATAAAAATGCCAACGCCAGGCCAGGTTGTAGAAATTCGGTTTGGGCTGTTTCATCACGAGTGCTCCGCTTGGCTTGGATCTTCTAGTTGTTCTGCAACCCTTGTGGGAGCGAGCTTGCTCGCGAAGGGGGCGGCACATCCAACATAAATGCCGCCTGTTACACCGCCTTCGCGAGCAAGCTCGCTCCCACAGGGGGAAGGGTTAGAAACTCATGTCCACCTTGGTCCAGAGCGTGCGCCCCGGTTCATTGATGGCTTGCGGGTCGTTGGCCGGGTAGCCGAACCCGGCGTTGCCCGCCAGGTTCAGGTGTTCGGCGTAAGCCTTGCCGAACAGGTTGTCGACGCCGGTACTGACCTTCCAGTTCTTGTTGATCCGGTAGGCACCGTTGAGCGAGAACACGCCGAAGCCCGAACTCTTGTCGTAATCCTTGCCGACCACGTTGCCCTTGTTCCGGTCGATCCGGTTTTGCGCGGCAACCACCCTCCACAGTGCGCCGGCGCTCCAGTTATCTTCGCTGTAGGTCAGGCCGAAACGGGCATCCAGCGGCGGCATCTGCGGCAGGGCCTTGCCGTCGCTGCTGTTCTTGCCCCAGGCGTAGGCCAGGGTCGCATCGGCTTTCCAGTTGTCGGTGAGCTTGTAAGCGGCACCGAGTTCACCGCCCATGATCCGCGCGTCGATGTTCTCGGCGCGGGAAGTGCTCATGCCCATCATCCCCGGGGTGTAGTCGAACAGGATGTAGTCGCGCACCTGGCCGATGTAGCCCGAGGCCCAGGCTTCGAGTTCGGCACTCTTGTAGTTCACGCCGAAGTCGAGCTGAGTGGTCTTTTCCGGCTTGATCGAATCGAACGCATTGACCGAACCCGCCGGGCCGGACTTGGGCGAAAACAGCTCCCAGTAATCCGGAAACCGTTGCGCGTGGCCGAGACCGGCGTAGAGCGTGGTCGGGCTGTCGGCGAGGTCATGCTCGTAACGGATGAAGCCGCTCGGCAAGGTGTCGGCACGGGTATCGCCGGCGGTCGGGTTCGGCCGGGACATCATTCCTGAGCCGGTGGTCTGCCGGAAATCCCTGGCCGAGGCGCGGTCGACCCGGGCGCCGGTGATCAGCCGGTCGCGGTCGGCGGCGTACCAGGTCATTTCGCTGAACACGCCGTAGTTGTGGAAGTCGGCGTCCTTGGTGAACGGCTGATCCTTGTAGGTATCGATACCCATGCCGCTGCGCTGACGGTGTTCGTTGGTCTGCGCGTCGAGGCCGGTGATCAGCTGGATATCGGCCCAGCGCCAGGTCGCCTTGATCCGCGCGCCGAGGGTGCGGCGGTCGACGTTGGACGCCATGGGCCCTGCCATCATCCCGGTGCCGGACGGCGTGCGCAGGGTGTAGTTGTCCATCACGTGGTCGGCGTAGTTGTAATAGACCTGAGCTTCGAGCTTCTCCAGCACGTCGGTGATGTTGGATTTCTCGACGCGCAGACCGAGGCTTTCACGCAGGAATTGCGAGCCGTCCATGCCGCGTCCGGCGTAGCGTGCTTCACCGTCGCCCTTGCCGGCGGTCAGTTCGATCAGGGTGTCGGCGTCCGGGGTCCAGCCCACCGCTACATCGCCGTTCCACTTGTCATAGCGCGAGGCAACGATGTCGTTGTTGCCGTCCCGGTAATCGTCGGAGTGCGCGGTGTTGCCGATCACCCGCACATAGCCCAGCGAGCCGCCGGCTGCCGCATCGACGACTTTGTCGAAGCGTCCGTGAGAGCCGGCCAGTACGCTGGCGTTCACGCGGGTGCCGAGTTCGCCGAAGCTTTCCGGCTCGCGGTCGAAGAGGATCGTGCCGGCCGAGGCGCCCGGTCCGTAGAGCACGGTTTGCGGGCCTTTGATCACCGTGAGCTTGTCGTAGGTCTCGGGTGAAATGTACGAGGTCGGCGCGTCCATCCGGCCGGGGCAGGCACCGAGCATCATGCTGCCGTTGGTGAGAATGTTCAGGCGCGAACCGAACATGCCGCGCAATACCGGATCACCGTTGGTACCGCCGTTGCGGACCAGGGCGAAGCCGGGAATCGTCTTCAGATAGTCGCCGCCATCGCTGGCGGGCACCGGTTGGCGCGGGTCTTTCGGGTTGGTGACGATGGTCAGCGGCGAGCTCGGGGCGATGGCGGTGATCACCGTCGGGCTCAATTCGTCAGCGTGGCCGGCGTGTTCGTCGGCATGGACCAGCGGGGACAGCAGGACGCCGCAAAGGACGGCGGTAGCGTGCCTGAAACGAATGCGCGATTCGTTCAGGGCAAAGGACGCCGGGGCAGAACCCGGGCGTGGGACAGCAGAAAACCTGGACATGACAATTTCCATCAAACAGTCGTAAACGACACGGCCGGCAGCCTGAAGCTGTCTTCTCAACCGTGTGCAATCAGAGTCGGGTGTTTACGCTGCGACGGGCGGGGCGCGGGTGCGGGCGCCGGGGAAGAAGGTCTGCCGGGCATGGCCCAGACGCGGGGAGGGTGGGGTGAAGGTGTTGACGAGAGGAATGCTGAAAGTGGCGAAGCTGCCGCCGCCAGTCAGCGCCGGGCAATTGAACAGCAGGCTGCAATAGCCGCATTTTTCCCACAGCACGTGGTGCGAGGATTGTGGCGGACAGTGTTCGGCGGTGGGCTGTGCACCGTGCCCGGAATGATCCATCCCCGGCATGTCCATCGACATGTCCATGCTCATCGGCATGGAGGTCGAGGCGTGCTGATCCATCGGCATCGACTGGGAAATCAGCGGGCCGATGAAGATCATCAACATGGCGAACAGGGCGATCCAGCTGCCGCGAGTCAGGTGTTCAGTCTGACGACGTTGCAGGGAGAGCCTGGCGCTCAGGGGGCGCATGGGCGGAGTCTGCCGGAACGGTTACTGGGCGTGCGCGTGGGCTTGCGTGGCTTCCGGCGGCTTCTTCTGCACGGCAACTTCGACGGTCACGTCACCGGCCTTCTCGAAGTGCATCGTCAGCGGGAAGCGCTTGCCGTCAGTCAGCAGGCTGCGGTCGGTCGGATTCATCAGCATCACGTGATAGGCCATCGGCGCGAAGGTCACGTTTCCGCCGGCCGGGATGGCCACGTTCGGCACCTGTTGCATCTTCATCAGATCGCCCTGCATCACGTGCTCGTGCAGTTCGGCCGTCGGGGCGATCGGCGAGTCGACGCTGAGCAGGCGGTCAGCCGTCTTGCCGGCGTTGTGAATGATGAAATACGCGGCAACGGTTGGCGCGTTCGGCGGCAGTTCCTGCGACCACGGGTGGGCGATTTCCAGCTCGCCGGCCTTGTATTCGTGGGCATGGGCGAAGCACGCCGGCAGCAACAGCGCAGCGATGACGATGAATTTGTTCAACATGACAGTTCTCCAGAACGATTTGAAACGCAGGTCAAATGCGGGAACAAATCAAACCAGAGGGGACGCGCGGGGATTGAGGCTCGGCCATTGCTGGCGCGGTGTCGGGGTTTGCAGCAAGGCGGGCGCCACGCTGCGATTGCTTTCATATTGGGCGAAATACAGCTGCGGCGAATGCCCCGGCAACGCCACCACCGGCGCCGATCCGGAACAGCACCAGCAATGCTGCATGGTCGAATGACTGTCACCGCTCTGCGGCGCTTTCTGATCAAGGCTACCGATGTCGATCGCCACCATCTTCGTCCCGCTGCCGGTGCAGAAACTGCTCCACAGCAACTGCTCGGCCGGCGTCTGCGCCGCCTGTGCCATCGCTCCCGTCAACGGCATGGCAAGCATGTTGAACAGCACTGCAAAGCAGGCGATCCAGGCAAATGCGAGCCGGTGTCGGTTCATGGGACAGATCCGTAGGGTGGGCGATCAGGCGCGGCTATTTAGCCTGATCAGGGCCGATAAGTAAAAAAGCGTCGTGCGGTTTGGTGTCGCAGAGGATTCAGCCTGCTACGGCATGCAACCGCAAACCCAGTGCCTTCATGACTTTCATGATAGTCGCGAATTCCGGATTTCCAGTGCTGCTCAGCGCTTTATAAAGGCTTTCGCGACCCAAGCCTGCATCTCGTGCAACCTGGGTCATGCCTTGGGCGCGGGCGATGTCATTAAGTGCTGCACGGATAAGAACGCCATCGCCAGCATCTTCGTCAAAACAAGCGTTCAGGTAAGCCGCCATTTCCTCGGGTGTTTTAAGAAACTCTGCAGCGTCGAAGCGAGTGCGTCCCGAGGCAGGTTGATATTGCAAAACGTATGCTCGGGAGACTGCTGCAGGTAGTCAGTCGGGCTTTAAGTTGTTGTGCGTAGCGTCCGATTGACTTGTAGGACTCAAGTTTTTCGCTGTGAGAGCCGGCGCCATCGCGGGCAAGCCCGCTCCTACAGGATTAGCGTTGGACATCAGTTTTGTGATCGGCGTTAACCACTGTGGGAGCGGGCTTGCCCGCGAAGGCGTACTCAAGAGCGCAAAAGGCTCAGGGCTGTAAGTTGATGGTGAGTGCGCTGATGGCTTCATCCACCGTCGCAAATTCCCGATCAACCCCCGCCAACACCGGCCGCTTCAACACCATCACCGGCACCCCAAGCTCCCGCGCCACGTCCAGTTTCGGCTCGGTCGCGGTGCTGCCGCTGTTCTTGCTGATCAGCACGTCGATCTGCTGGCGTTCGAACAGCGCCCGTTCATCCTCCAGCAGAAACGGTCCACGGGCGCCGATGACTTCGCAGCGTTCGTTGCCGGGGTAGACGTCGAGGGCGCGAAGAGTCCAGAACTGGTGCGCAGGGATTTCGTCGAGGTGTTGCAGCGGTTCGCGGCCAAGGGTGAACAGCGGGCGATGGAACGGGGCGAGAGCGGTGATCAGTTCCGCCCAGTCGGCAACTTCGCGCCAGTCATCGCCCGGCTGTGGTCGCCACGCCGGGCGGCGCAGGGCCCAGCAGGGAATGCCGGTGAGTTGCGCAGCGGTGGCGGCGTTGTGGCTGATTTGCGCGGCGTACGGATGGGTGGCGTCGAGCAAAAGCGTGATGCCTTCGTCGCGAATGAACTGCGCCAGACCTTCCGCTGCGCCGTAGCCGCCGACGCGCACCTGACACGTCAGATCGGTCGGCACCCGGCCCACCCCGGCCAGGCTGTAAATGTGTTCCGGCCCCAAGGTGCGCGCGATGGCTAACGCTTCAGTCACGCCGCCCAGCAACAGAATCCGTTTCATACAAAAGCCCCCGCATGGCCGACGATGCCGCCCTGACGATCGATCGCAAACACTTCGACCTGAACCTGCGCCGGCACTACGCTGCGGGCAAATTCAAGAGCATGGCGGCAGACCTCATCACCCAGCGCAACACCCGCCGCACTGGCCATCGCCAACGCCTGCTGGCTGGTGTTCGCCCCGCGAATGGCTTGCTGCAACGCATCGTCAGCGCCAATCGCCGCCGCCCACTCGGCCAGTTGCGGCAGGTCGATGCTCGAATGACGCGAGTGCAGGTCCATGTGCCCGGCCGCCAGTTTGCTGATCTTGCCGAAACCGCCGCACAGGCTGAGTTTATCCACAGGCACTTTGCGCAGATGCTTGAGCACGGCGCCGACGAAGTCGCCCATTTCGATCAGGGCGATTTCCGGCAGGTCGTAAACCCGGCGCATGGTGTCTTCGCTGGCGTTGCCGGTGCAGGCGGCGATGTGCAGGTAGCCGTTGGTTTTCGCGACGTCGATGCCTTGATGAATCGAGGCGATGTAGGCCGCGCAGGAAAACGGCCGGACGATGCCGCTGGTGCCGAGGATCGACAGGCCACCGAGAATGCCCAGGCGCGGGTTCATGGTTTTCAGCGCCAGGGCTTCGCCGCCCTCAACGTTGACCGTTACCTCGAAGCCGCCGCGATAGCCGGTTTCCTCGGCGAGCAGGGTCAGGTGATCGCTGATCATCTTGCGCGGTACCGGGTTGATCGCCGGTTCGCCGACGGCCAGCACCAGCCCCGGGCGAGTCACGGTGCCGACGCCTTTGCCGGCGATGAAGCGGATTCCCGGCTCGGCTGTCAGTTGCACGCGGGAGTAAAGCAGGGCGCCGTGCGTCACGTCCGGGTCGTCACCGGCATCCTTGAGGGTTCCGGCTTCAGCGCCGTTCTCGGTCAGCCGGCAGAACTCCAGGCGCATCTGCACCTGCTTGCCTTTGGGCAACACGATCTGCACGGCGTCGGCCGATGGGCCGCCGAGCAGCAGGCGAGCCGCGGCGAGGCTGGTGGCCGTGGCGCAGCTGCCGGTGGTCAGGCCGCTGCGCAGGGGCGCGGGTTGTTCGGCGGTTTCG
Protein-coding sequences here:
- a CDS encoding cobalt-precorrin-6A reductase encodes the protein MKRILLLGGVTEALAIARTLGPEHIYSLAGVGRVPTDLTCQVRVGGYGAAEGLAQFIRDEGITLLLDATHPYAAQISHNAATAAQLTGIPCWALRRPAWRPQPGDDWREVADWAELITALAPFHRPLFTLGREPLQHLDEIPAHQFWTLRALDVYPGNERCEVIGARGPFLLEDERALFERQQIDVLISKNSGSTATEPKLDVARELGVPVMVLKRPVLAGVDREFATVDEAISALTINLQP
- a CDS encoding cobalt-precorrin-5B (C(1))-methyltransferase produces the protein MRDETAEQPAPLRSGLTTGSCATATSLAAARLLLGGPSADAVQIVLPKGKQVQMRLEFCRLTENGAEAGTLKDAGDDPDVTHGALLYSRVQLTAEPGIRFIAGKGVGTVTRPGLVLAVGEPAINPVPRKMISDHLTLLAEETGYRGGFEVTVNVEGGEALALKTMNPRLGILGGLSILGTSGIVRPFSCAAYIASIHQGIDVAKTNGYLHIAACTGNASEDTMRRVYDLPEIALIEMGDFVGAVLKHLRKVPVDKLSLCGGFGKISKLAAGHMDLHSRHSSIDLPQLAEWAAAIGADDALQQAIRGANTSQQALAMASAAGVALGDEVCRHALEFARSVVPAQVQVEVFAIDRQGGIVGHAGAFV